In Pedobacter heparinus DSM 2366, the following are encoded in one genomic region:
- a CDS encoding serpin family protein, whose product MKKNYKLRLVVAVLMCVATSCKKGNKTPDTGKDLILTEREQQKAEADNAFTLKLFKEIIAKPLAGKNLMLSPLSVSIALGMTSNGSSGTTLEAIRNTMEFKDFTEAEINSYYHKIATELPQLDPKASLKIANSIWYRNTFTTLPAFLNVNRDNYNAAVEGLDFANPAAKDKINNWVNNSTNGKIPTIIDAIGSDMVMYLINAVYFKSDWKYKFDKDKTAKSDFNLDANNKVQTDFMVAKATVNHLRSEEAYIYELPYGNEKYSMVIALPATNTNIAEFVASVSPAKWKGWMAGLQKTGVEIKMPRFKFSYSSILNDQLTNLGMGIAFGKTGAADFSRMSAAGLQINEVKHKTFVEVNESGTEAAAVTSVGMELTSVQEPAPVLINRPFVFVIREMKTGLILFTGIVNNPLLDN is encoded by the coding sequence ATGAAAAAAAACTACAAATTACGCTTAGTTGTTGCAGTTTTAATGTGCGTGGCTACATCCTGCAAAAAGGGCAACAAAACGCCAGACACCGGAAAAGATTTAATATTGACCGAAAGAGAGCAGCAAAAGGCAGAAGCCGATAATGCCTTTACCTTAAAGCTGTTTAAGGAAATTATAGCCAAACCTTTGGCGGGTAAAAACCTTATGTTGTCGCCTTTAAGTGTAAGTATAGCATTGGGGATGACCAGTAACGGAAGCAGCGGCACAACTTTGGAAGCCATAAGAAATACCATGGAATTTAAGGATTTTACTGAAGCTGAAATAAACAGCTATTACCATAAAATAGCAACAGAATTACCCCAGTTAGATCCTAAGGCTTCATTAAAAATTGCCAATTCCATCTGGTACAGAAATACATTTACCACATTGCCTGCTTTTCTTAATGTGAACAGGGACAATTACAATGCTGCAGTTGAGGGCCTGGACTTTGCCAATCCTGCTGCAAAAGACAAAATTAACAATTGGGTAAATAACAGCACAAATGGAAAAATCCCAACTATAATTGATGCAATTGGCAGCGATATGGTCATGTACCTGATCAATGCCGTTTATTTTAAAAGCGACTGGAAGTATAAATTCGATAAGGATAAAACTGCAAAATCGGATTTTAACCTGGACGCCAATAATAAGGTACAAACAGATTTTATGGTTGCAAAGGCAACTGTTAATCACTTACGCTCAGAGGAGGCCTACATTTATGAACTTCCGTATGGGAACGAAAAATACAGCATGGTCATTGCATTACCTGCTACCAATACCAATATTGCTGAATTTGTCGCCTCAGTTAGTCCGGCAAAATGGAAAGGGTGGATGGCAGGCCTGCAGAAAACCGGTGTTGAAATTAAAATGCCCAGGTTTAAATTTAGCTACAGCAGCATATTAAACGATCAGCTAACCAATCTGGGTATGGGAATTGCCTTTGGTAAAACCGGGGCAGCAGATTTCAGCAGAATGAGTGCTGCAGGTTTACAAATAAATGAGGTGAAGCATAAAACCTTTGTTGAAGTAAATGAAAGCGGTACAGAAGCTGCCGCTGTAACCTCTGTTGGGATGGAGCTTACTTCTGTACAAGAGCCGGCCCCGGTTCTTATTAACCGCCCTTTTGTATTTGTGATCCGCGAGATGAAAACCGGGCTGATTTTATTTACCGGTATCGTAAATAACCCCTTATTGGATAATTAA
- a CDS encoding 3-hydroxybutyryl-CoA dehydrogenase, with protein sequence MKNIAVIGSGTMGNGIAHTFAQFGYQVNLIDIHQEALNKAMDTIGKNLDRQVGKGTLTAAEKAGTLANITTFTEMQTGVANADLIVEAATENLELKLKIFKDLDFFAKPEAILASNTSSISITHIASVTGRSDKVIGMHFMNPVPVMKLVEVIRGYASSDETTGTVMELSRKLAKVPVEVNDYPGFVANRILMPMINEAIYTLYENVAGVAEIDTVMKLGMAHPMGPLQLADFIGLDVCLAILEVLHTGFGNPKYAPCPLLVNMVMAGKKGIKSGEGFYNYANGPKEAVVAAKFSQPML encoded by the coding sequence ATGAAAAACATTGCAGTAATCGGCTCTGGCACAATGGGTAATGGTATTGCGCATACTTTTGCGCAGTTCGGTTACCAGGTAAACCTTATTGACATCCATCAGGAAGCCTTAAATAAGGCTATGGATACTATTGGTAAAAACCTTGACCGCCAGGTGGGCAAGGGAACGCTTACAGCAGCGGAAAAGGCAGGTACACTGGCCAACATTACTACCTTTACAGAAATGCAGACGGGTGTGGCCAATGCCGACCTGATTGTAGAGGCGGCCACCGAAAACCTGGAGCTTAAGCTAAAAATATTTAAGGACCTCGATTTTTTTGCCAAGCCAGAGGCCATTCTGGCCAGCAATACTTCTTCCATTTCCATTACGCATATTGCTTCGGTTACCGGCCGTAGCGATAAAGTGATCGGCATGCATTTCATGAACCCCGTACCGGTAATGAAACTTGTAGAAGTGATCAGGGGTTATGCCAGCAGTGATGAAACCACTGGAACGGTGATGGAGCTTTCCAGAAAACTGGCTAAAGTTCCGGTTGAGGTAAATGATTATCCGGGCTTTGTAGCCAACAGGATCCTGATGCCAATGATCAATGAGGCCATTTATACGCTTTACGAAAATGTGGCCGGTGTAGCAGAAATTGATACGGTAATGAAATTGGGCATGGCCCACCCCATGGGCCCTTTGCAGCTGGCCGATTTCATTGGCCTTGATGTTTGCCTGGCTATTTTAGAGGTATTACACACTGGTTTTGGCAATCCGAAATATGCACCATGCCCATTACTGGTAAATATGGTGATGGCAGGCAAAAAAGGCATTAAGTCTGGAGAAGGTTTTTACAATTATGCCAATGGGCCCAAAGAGGCAGTTGTAGCTGCCAAATTTAGCCAACCAATGCTATAA
- the purE gene encoding 5-(carboxyamino)imidazole ribonucleotide mutase gives MSTERVKAGIIMGSKSDLHIMQDAADIFKEFGVEFEMTVVSAHRTPERMFEYAKNAASRGLKVIIAGAGGAAHLPGMVASITTLPVIGVPVKSSNSIDGWDSILSILQMPNGIPVATVALNAAKNAGLLAVQILATADDSLGLKMQAYKDELRKKVEESAAELEG, from the coding sequence ATGAGCACAGAGCGCGTAAAAGCTGGCATTATCATGGGCAGCAAATCGGATCTTCACATCATGCAGGATGCAGCCGATATTTTCAAGGAATTTGGGGTTGAATTTGAAATGACTGTGGTATCGGCACACCGCACTCCGGAAAGGATGTTTGAATATGCCAAAAATGCAGCTTCAAGAGGCTTAAAAGTAATTATAGCCGGGGCCGGCGGCGCAGCCCATTTACCTGGCATGGTAGCTTCCATCACCACTTTACCGGTTATTGGGGTACCCGTAAAATCTTCAAATTCTATCGATGGATGGGATTCCATCCTTTCTATTTTACAAATGCCAAATGGCATTCCTGTAGCCACTGTAGCTTTAAATGCAGCAAAAAATGCAGGCTTACTGGCTGTACAGATCCTGGCTACGGCAGATGACTCACTTGGGCTTAAAATGCAGGCCTATAAAGATGAACTGCGAAAAAAGGTTGAAGAAAGCGCAGCTGAACTGGAAGGCTAG
- a CDS encoding amidohydrolase family protein, translating to MRTSLLLLILVFSFFQSSFSQSPTPGPDKQWDIEKYKGNTKTFTFNTDEGTWMNLDVSPDGKDIVFDLLGDLYIMPISGGSAVLLSSGPAWDIQPRFSPNGRYISYTSDKSGADNIWIMNRDGSGKRQISKETFRLLNNATWMPNSEYLIARKHFTGTRSLGAGEMWMYSIYGGEGVQLTKRKNDQQDAGEPNVSPDGKYLYFSEDMSPGPNFEYSKDPNGMIYAIRQLDLTSGKITSLIAQPGGAARPQVSPDGKMMAYVKRMRLKSVLVLQNLQTGEEWPIYEDLSHDQQETWAIFGVYPNYAWTPDGKSIIFYARGKIKKIDLNSLFTNNLPFHVTGSQTIQQALHYQQQVFSNDFTVKMIRQLNTSADGKFVVFNAAGFLYKKDLPNGLPERVSKGIDFEFEPEISADGKSVIYTTWSDEFKGAIKKTDLKSGKTVTLTTEKGFYYSPSFSNKGDKIVFRKGVGNDVLGYAFGRGTGIFTMPASGGPKTLITENGIRPKFNADDSRIYFQSSEDGKKAFKSIDLNGANERTHYTSTYATQFAPSPDGKWMAFTELFNIYVTPMVTTGRPLDLSAGNKTIPLTRITKDAGTYIHWSHDSNKLFWTLGEQYFSRDVKTAFNFTDGSTAQIKAPDSTGLAIGLKLKTDVPTGLTALTGARIITMKGDEVIENGAILIENNKIVSIGKNLPLPANTRVIDVTGKTIMPGMVDVHAHLRSSPDGITPQQDWSYLANLAFGVTTSHDPSSNTEMVFSQSEMIKAGRLTGPRLYSTGSILYGADGDFKVVINSLDDALSNLRRLKAVGAFSVKSYNQPRRDQRQQIIEAARQLKMMVVPEGGSTFFTNMNMIADGHTGIEHSIPVAPVFKDVTTFWNKTEVAYTPTLIVSYGSQWGENYWYDRTNVWENERLMAFTPRSIIDPRARRRTTSEYGDYGHIEVAKTARQIAEGGTKVNLGAHGQIQGLGAHWELWMLAQGGMTPLQAIRCATINGAAYLGMDKEIGSLEIGKLADLIVMDANPLDDIRNSEKIKYVMINGRIFDSLSMNEIGNREKVRGKLWFETGKGMVYTFPTGNAETWTYTIPNCE from the coding sequence ATGAGAACATCACTACTCCTGTTAATTCTTGTATTCTCTTTTTTTCAATCGTCATTCTCCCAATCTCCCACACCTGGTCCCGACAAACAATGGGACATAGAAAAATATAAGGGCAATACCAAAACCTTTACCTTTAACACAGATGAAGGTACATGGATGAACCTGGATGTAAGCCCTGATGGCAAGGATATCGTGTTTGACCTGTTGGGCGACCTCTACATCATGCCCATTAGCGGGGGTTCAGCCGTTTTGTTAAGCAGCGGGCCGGCCTGGGATATCCAGCCCCGCTTTAGCCCCAATGGCCGGTACATATCCTATACCAGTGATAAAAGCGGTGCCGACAACATCTGGATCATGAACCGTGATGGCTCCGGCAAAAGGCAGATATCCAAAGAAACTTTCCGTTTATTGAACAATGCAACCTGGATGCCCAACAGTGAGTACCTCATTGCACGCAAACACTTTACCGGTACCCGTTCGCTGGGCGCGGGGGAAATGTGGATGTACAGCATTTATGGTGGTGAAGGTGTACAGCTGACCAAGAGAAAAAATGACCAGCAGGATGCCGGAGAACCAAATGTTTCGCCGGATGGCAAATACCTTTATTTTAGTGAGGACATGTCGCCCGGCCCTAACTTCGAATACAGCAAAGACCCTAACGGCATGATCTATGCCATCCGTCAGTTAGACCTGACCAGCGGCAAAATTACCAGCCTGATTGCTCAGCCAGGCGGGGCAGCCCGGCCACAGGTTTCCCCGGATGGAAAAATGATGGCCTATGTAAAACGCATGCGCTTAAAATCTGTACTGGTATTGCAAAACCTGCAAACGGGAGAAGAATGGCCCATCTATGAAGACCTGTCGCACGACCAGCAGGAAACCTGGGCCATTTTTGGCGTTTACCCCAATTATGCCTGGACACCCGATGGCAAGAGCATCATTTTCTATGCCCGTGGCAAGATCAAAAAGATCGACCTCAATTCATTGTTCACCAATAACCTCCCATTTCATGTCACCGGTTCACAAACCATACAGCAGGCCCTGCATTATCAGCAGCAGGTGTTCAGCAATGATTTTACGGTAAAAATGATCCGGCAGCTTAACACTTCTGCCGACGGCAAATTTGTTGTATTTAATGCCGCGGGCTTCCTCTATAAAAAAGACCTGCCAAACGGGCTGCCTGAAAGGGTAAGCAAGGGTATCGACTTTGAGTTCGAGCCCGAGATCAGTGCCGACGGCAAATCTGTCATTTATACCACCTGGAGTGATGAATTTAAAGGGGCTATTAAAAAAACCGACCTGAAATCGGGTAAAACAGTTACGCTGACCACCGAAAAAGGCTTTTATTATTCTCCTTCTTTTTCCAATAAAGGCGATAAGATCGTGTTCCGAAAAGGAGTGGGCAACGACGTGCTTGGTTATGCTTTTGGCCGGGGAACAGGAATTTTTACCATGCCCGCCAGTGGTGGCCCGAAAACACTGATCACCGAGAATGGCATCAGGCCCAAATTCAATGCCGACGACAGCAGGATCTATTTTCAATCCAGCGAAGACGGAAAAAAGGCATTCAAAAGCATAGACCTGAATGGCGCCAACGAACGGACGCACTATACTTCAACATACGCCACACAATTTGCACCCAGTCCGGATGGCAAATGGATGGCCTTTACAGAGCTTTTCAACATTTACGTTACACCGATGGTAACTACGGGCAGGCCGCTCGACCTGTCGGCCGGCAACAAAACCATACCACTTACCCGCATCACCAAAGATGCCGGCACCTATATCCACTGGAGCCACGACAGCAATAAATTGTTCTGGACACTGGGCGAACAGTATTTTAGCCGTGATGTAAAAACAGCATTCAACTTTACCGATGGCTCAACAGCGCAGATCAAAGCACCCGACAGTACTGGCCTGGCCATAGGCTTAAAACTAAAGACCGATGTTCCAACCGGCCTCACCGCACTTACAGGTGCCAGGATCATCACCATGAAAGGCGATGAGGTGATAGAGAACGGTGCTATACTCATTGAAAACAATAAAATTGTATCCATTGGCAAAAACCTGCCCCTGCCAGCAAACACAAGGGTAATTGATGTAACGGGAAAAACCATTATGCCGGGTATGGTAGATGTGCATGCACATCTGCGCAGCAGTCCGGATGGCATTACACCGCAGCAGGACTGGTCGTACCTGGCCAACCTGGCCTTTGGGGTAACCACCTCGCACGACCCCTCCAGCAATACAGAAATGGTGTTCAGTCAGTCGGAAATGATCAAAGCAGGCCGGCTTACCGGCCCCAGGTTATATTCTACAGGCTCCATCCTCTATGGTGCCGATGGCGATTTTAAGGTAGTCATCAACAGCCTGGACGATGCCCTGTCTAACCTGAGAAGACTAAAAGCAGTGGGTGCCTTTTCTGTAAAATCCTACAACCAGCCCCGTCGCGATCAGCGTCAGCAGATCATCGAGGCTGCAAGGCAATTAAAAATGATGGTTGTGCCAGAAGGCGGCTCTACCTTTTTTACCAATATGAACATGATTGCCGACGGGCATACGGGCATTGAACACAGCATTCCGGTTGCACCTGTTTTTAAAGATGTAACCACCTTCTGGAACAAAACTGAGGTAGCTTATACCCCTACACTCATTGTTAGCTATGGCAGCCAGTGGGGAGAAAATTACTGGTACGACCGTACCAATGTATGGGAAAATGAGCGCCTGATGGCCTTTACCCCCAGGTCCATCATAGACCCGCGGGCCAGGAGAAGAACAACGTCAGAATATGGCGATTACGGTCATATTGAAGTGGCCAAAACGGCCAGGCAGATTGCCGAGGGTGGCACCAAAGTAAATTTAGGCGCGCATGGGCAGATCCAGGGACTGGGTGCACACTGGGAACTCTGGATGCTGGCACAGGGTGGTATGACCCCCTTACAGGCCATCAGGTGTGCCACCATAAACGGCGCGGCCTATCTGGGTATGGACAAAGAGATCGGCTCACTGGAAATCGGAAAACTGGCCGATCTGATCGTGATGGATGCCAATCCGCTGGACGACATCAGGAATTCGGAAAAAATTAAATACGTAATGATCAACGGCCGTATTTTTGACAGCCTGTCTATGAATGAAATAGGCAACCGCGAAAAGGTACGGGGTAAATTGTGGTTTGAGACTGGAAAGGGAATGGTTTACACCTTCCCGACCGGCAATGCCGAAACCTGGACTTATACCATTCCCAATTGCGAATAA
- a CDS encoding NAD(P)/FAD-dependent oxidoreductase: protein MLILHKNNNINGLMDADAIIIGAGACGLMCAVQAGYLGKRVILLEKNAKPGAKILISGGGRCNYTNLFATDEQFISGNRHFIKSAFTQWTVEDTISFFETYGINGKEKTLGQLFPESNNAAAIVAVFTALCEDFGQELICDTVVTDIKILEAGFAVNYAKGTKSHVVKAPKLVMATGGLPIPKMGATDFALRFARKQGLKIVETAPALVPLTITGKDEDWYAQLSGNSVYCKVSNERIAFEENILFTHWGLSGPAILQISSYWKRGEVFNIDLLPGQNITALIETERKQNGKALLSSLFNRYYARKFTEAMAKYLPIDKQVASLTKAEMEQIEQTIHWFKVKPAGDKGYDKAEVMRGGIDTDELSSKTLECKKIPGLYFGGECVDVTGWLGGYNFQWAWASGFVIAQQL from the coding sequence ATGCTTATTTTGCACAAAAATAACAATATAAACGGATTGATGGATGCAGATGCTATAATTATTGGTGCCGGAGCCTGTGGTTTGATGTGTGCGGTACAGGCAGGGTACCTTGGCAAGCGGGTCATCCTGCTGGAAAAGAATGCGAAGCCTGGTGCCAAGATCTTGATCTCAGGTGGCGGAAGGTGTAATTATACCAATCTGTTTGCTACAGACGAGCAGTTTATTTCTGGAAACAGACATTTTATTAAATCGGCTTTTACACAGTGGACAGTTGAGGATACCATCAGTTTTTTTGAGACTTATGGCATCAATGGAAAAGAGAAGACCCTTGGGCAGCTGTTTCCGGAAAGTAACAATGCTGCAGCCATTGTAGCCGTTTTTACTGCGCTTTGCGAGGATTTTGGACAGGAGCTGATTTGTGATACAGTGGTTACTGATATAAAAATATTGGAGGCTGGTTTTGCTGTAAACTATGCCAAAGGGACAAAAAGCCATGTGGTTAAAGCCCCAAAACTGGTGATGGCTACAGGTGGATTGCCCATCCCAAAAATGGGGGCTACCGATTTTGCCCTGCGCTTTGCCCGGAAACAGGGATTGAAAATTGTGGAAACGGCGCCTGCGCTGGTACCGCTTACCATAACCGGGAAAGATGAGGACTGGTACGCACAGCTGTCCGGAAACAGTGTTTATTGTAAGGTGAGCAACGAGCGCATCGCGTTTGAAGAAAATATCCTGTTTACACACTGGGGGTTAAGCGGCCCTGCAATTTTGCAGATTTCATCCTACTGGAAAAGAGGAGAGGTGTTCAACATTGATTTATTGCCCGGACAAAATATTACTGCTTTGATAGAAACAGAGCGAAAGCAGAATGGTAAAGCGCTCCTGTCTTCCTTGTTTAACCGCTATTATGCCAGGAAATTTACCGAGGCCATGGCCAAATATTTGCCAATTGATAAGCAGGTTGCTTCCTTAACCAAAGCAGAAATGGAACAGATTGAACAGACCATCCACTGGTTTAAAGTGAAACCTGCCGGTGACAAGGGCTATGATAAGGCTGAAGTAATGCGCGGTGGTATAGACACGGATGAGCTCTCGTCCAAAACCCTGGAATGTAAAAAAATACCTGGCCTGTATTTTGGTGGAGAGTGTGTAGATGTAACCGGCTGGCTGGGCGGTTATAATTTTCAATGGGCCTGGGCCAGTGGTTTCGTCATTGCCCAGCAGCTTTAA
- a CDS encoding YqgE/AlgH family protein: MISRLQPSLGRLLISEPFLMDPNFKRAVILITDHQEEGTVGFILNQCSTLLLKDVIPELAEANFPVYFGGPVETDTIHFVHRCYDKIGDGQEIAKGIYWGGNFETLKALINSKHIHEDEIKFFIGYSGWGKEQLKKEMKENTWIVSDAFHPDVVFSGNEENLWREVIINLGPKYAHVSNFPQDPSLN; this comes from the coding sequence ATGATAAGCAGGTTACAACCTTCATTGGGACGATTGTTAATTTCAGAACCATTTTTAATGGATCCTAATTTTAAGCGTGCCGTAATTTTAATTACGGACCATCAGGAGGAAGGTACAGTTGGCTTTATCCTGAACCAATGCAGTACCCTGCTGCTTAAAGATGTGATCCCTGAACTCGCGGAAGCCAATTTTCCGGTATATTTTGGCGGACCGGTAGAAACCGATACCATCCATTTTGTACACCGTTGTTACGATAAGATAGGGGATGGGCAGGAAATTGCGAAGGGGATTTACTGGGGCGGTAATTTTGAAACGCTCAAAGCACTCATCAACAGCAAGCATATTCATGAAGATGAGATCAAGTTTTTTATCGGCTATTCGGGCTGGGGAAAGGAACAATTAAAAAAGGAGATGAAAGAGAATACCTGGATCGTATCAGATGCTTTTCATCCGGATGTGGTTTTCTCCGGCAATGAAGAAAACCTATGGCGCGAGGTAATCATTAACCTGGGGCCAAAATATGCCCATGTCAGCAATTTCCCCCAGGATCCCAGTCTGAATTGA
- the pdxH gene encoding pyridoxamine 5'-phosphate oxidase gives MDHNKNNLHDLRQEYRAAQLTEQDVESDPILQFGKWFNAAVDAQLYEPNVMTLATSDRFGKPSARIVLLKGFDENGFVFYTNYESKKGRDLIENPQAALVFFWAELERQVRIEGVVSKVDAETSAAYFHSRPAGSQIGALASPQSKVLDNRESLEQKVAALTKEFEGREIPRPLHWGGYLIEPSHLEFWQGRPSRLHDRIAYDLVDGSWIINRLAP, from the coding sequence ATGGACCACAATAAAAATAATTTGCATGATTTAAGACAGGAATACCGCGCCGCACAACTTACAGAACAAGATGTAGAGAGCGACCCTATCCTGCAGTTTGGAAAATGGTTTAATGCTGCTGTAGATGCACAATTGTACGAACCCAATGTAATGACCCTGGCCACATCCGACCGGTTTGGCAAGCCTTCGGCAAGGATTGTACTACTAAAGGGCTTTGATGAAAATGGTTTCGTCTTTTACACCAATTACGAGAGTAAAAAAGGAAGGGACCTGATAGAGAACCCACAGGCCGCACTGGTGTTTTTCTGGGCCGAACTGGAACGTCAGGTACGTATTGAGGGGGTAGTGAGTAAAGTTGATGCCGAAACATCTGCCGCTTATTTCCATTCCCGTCCTGCAGGCAGCCAGATCGGTGCCCTGGCCTCGCCGCAAAGCAAGGTACTGGACAACAGGGAGTCACTTGAACAAAAGGTGGCCGCACTGACTAAAGAATTTGAGGGCCGTGAAATTCCCCGTCCGCTACACTGGGGTGGCTACCTCATAGAACCTTCGCATCTCGAGTTCTGGCAGGGCCGTCCCAGCAGGCTGCACGACAGAATTGCTTACGATTTAGTGGATGGTTCGTGGATTATAAATAGATTAGCGCCTTAA
- the ruvB gene encoding Holliday junction branch migration DNA helicase RuvB: MNENLDPSSESLSPVERDIEKVLRPQAFDDFTGQEKVMENLKIFVKAAKLRGEPLDHVLLHGPPGLGKTTLSLIIANEMGVGIKVTSGPVLDKPGDLAGLLTGLDEGDILFIDEIHRLSPLVEEYLYSAMEDFKIDIMLESGPNARSVQISLNPFTLVGATTRSGLLTAPLRARFGINSRLAYYDAKLLTTIVLRSSEILKTPITDEGAYEIARRSRGTPRIANALLRRTRDFAQIKGTGEIDTEIARYALKALNVDEHGLDEMDNKILTTIIDKFKGGPVGLKTIATAVGEDEGTIEEVYEPFLIQEGFLMRTSRGREATEAAYKHLQRNFPGQTGRLF, encoded by the coding sequence ATGAACGAAAATCTTGATCCATCATCCGAAAGCCTTTCACCTGTAGAACGCGATATTGAAAAAGTACTGCGCCCACAGGCTTTTGATGATTTTACGGGACAGGAAAAGGTGATGGAAAACCTGAAGATCTTTGTGAAAGCGGCCAAGCTACGTGGCGAACCGCTGGATCATGTCTTGTTACATGGCCCCCCCGGACTGGGTAAAACCACACTTTCCCTTATCATTGCCAATGAAATGGGCGTGGGCATAAAGGTGACCTCCGGACCGGTTCTGGATAAACCCGGGGATCTGGCAGGGCTGCTGACTGGTCTGGATGAGGGCGATATCCTTTTTATTGATGAGATACACAGGTTAAGCCCCCTGGTTGAAGAGTACCTGTACTCGGCCATGGAAGATTTTAAGATAGACATTATGCTCGAGAGCGGTCCGAATGCACGCTCTGTACAAATCTCATTGAACCCTTTTACCCTGGTTGGTGCCACTACCCGCTCCGGCCTGTTAACTGCCCCCTTAAGGGCAAGGTTTGGCATCAATTCCAGACTGGCCTACTACGATGCCAAGCTACTGACCACCATTGTACTGAGGTCATCAGAAATTCTGAAAACCCCGATTACAGATGAAGGGGCCTACGAAATTGCCAGAAGGAGCCGTGGAACACCACGTATTGCCAATGCTTTATTAAGGCGTACCAGAGATTTTGCGCAGATCAAAGGTACCGGAGAAATAGATACAGAGATTGCCCGTTATGCTTTAAAAGCACTAAATGTGGATGAACACGGACTGGATGAAATGGACAATAAAATACTGACCACCATTATCGACAAGTTTAAAGGTGGTCCGGTAGGTTTAAAAACCATAGCTACCGCTGTTGGTGAAGATGAGGGTACCATTGAAGAGGTTTATGAGCCTTTCCTGATCCAGGAAGGTTTTTTAATGCGCACTTCAAGAGGCCGGGAAGCCACTGAGGCAGCTTATAAACACCTGCAAAGAAATTTCCCCGGGCAAACCGGAAGATTATTCTGA
- a CDS encoding 5-(carboxyamino)imidazole ribonucleotide synthase, whose translation MAKQISDLKLGILGGGQLGRMLIQEAINYNLTTLVLDPDTDAPCKHLANYFECGSITDFDTVYNFGKKADIITIEIEKVNIEALEQLEKEGKQVFPQSRVIRLIQDKGVQKQFFKENNIPTAPFQLVNTREEMRHSRFAFPYILKQRRDGYDGKGVMKINHAADIEQAFDAPCLIEEMIDFEKEIAVIVARNANGDMKTFPMVEMEFNAEANLVEFLISPSTYPEALQNKAEVIAKNIASSLNITGLLAVEMFVTRNGELLVNELAPRPHNSGHQTIEGNYVSQFDQHLRAIFNLPLGDTRSISNAVMINLLGEKNHNGVAKYQGLEKTMAIDGVYIHLYGKKYTKPFRKMGHVTVVDQNRESAVQKANYIKNTLKVIS comes from the coding sequence ATGGCAAAACAAATAAGTGATCTGAAATTGGGAATATTGGGCGGCGGACAACTCGGCAGAATGCTGATCCAGGAAGCCATCAATTATAACCTTACGACCCTGGTTTTAGATCCGGATACCGATGCTCCCTGTAAACATCTTGCAAATTACTTTGAATGTGGCTCTATTACCGATTTTGACACCGTTTACAACTTCGGCAAAAAAGCAGATATCATTACCATAGAAATAGAAAAGGTAAATATTGAAGCATTGGAACAACTGGAAAAGGAAGGAAAACAGGTTTTCCCGCAATCCCGGGTAATCCGCCTGATCCAGGACAAGGGTGTTCAAAAACAGTTTTTTAAAGAAAACAACATCCCAACAGCACCTTTTCAGCTGGTAAATACCAGAGAAGAGATGCGCCACAGCAGGTTTGCGTTTCCTTATATACTTAAACAGCGCCGGGATGGCTACGACGGTAAAGGCGTGATGAAAATAAACCATGCAGCTGATATTGAGCAGGCCTTTGATGCGCCCTGCCTGATTGAGGAAATGATAGACTTTGAAAAAGAGATTGCCGTTATTGTGGCCAGAAACGCTAATGGGGACATGAAAACTTTTCCGATGGTAGAAATGGAATTCAATGCCGAGGCCAATCTGGTCGAGTTCCTGATCTCTCCTTCTACTTATCCTGAAGCGCTTCAGAACAAGGCCGAGGTAATTGCCAAAAACATCGCTTCCTCCCTTAACATCACCGGCTTACTGGCCGTAGAAATGTTTGTGACCAGGAATGGGGAGCTGCTGGTCAATGAGCTGGCACCAAGACCACACAATAGCGGACATCAAACCATTGAGGGCAATTATGTTTCTCAGTTTGACCAGCATTTAAGGGCAATTTTTAACCTGCCATTGGGCGATACACGCAGCATCAGCAATGCAGTGATGATTAATCTGCTGGGCGAGAAAAACCATAATGGGGTAGCCAAATATCAGGGATTGGAAAAAACCATGGCCATTGATGGGGTATATATCCATCTTTACGGTAAAAAATACACCAAACCTTTCCGCAAAATGGGCCATGTTACGGTGGTAGACCAAAACCGGGAAAGTGCAGTACAGAAAGCAAATTATATTAAAAATACATTAAAAGTTATTTCATAA